The following are encoded together in the Daphnia magna isolate NIES linkage group LG8, ASM2063170v1.1, whole genome shotgun sequence genome:
- the LOC116928790 gene encoding N-alpha-acetyltransferase 35, NatC auxiliary subunit, whose protein sequence is MARPPEVVYSWRDITSDFKASVKDLELGELAHDDLFGLFEAMSAIEMMDPKMDAGMHHTNGNRKILNFDQAVRAEKLELKKVNHDQFIGIVDNSIACLVTWLEGHSLAQTVFINLYAQQPQRIEDRNLKAFITIFLKVIDLIKDYINQASVFEEEDFQPLVYGFRLASEIPEAKALALIKESEEDLMKEMKNSVSSASAEESHKLKEISAVHTRLRFFRHFYQLLLKFNRRESSNVSVNAHSLIEDILKSTHVCREALNSCLQTISLGSGYGAEEIEIMGFEPQVNQRLLPPTFPRYTQLRSRADAISNLIQLMDRLKAMCKIKDHTNFHAALDFFYNIGRQRPPPCVLSRSLLQLLYIPLCNRVFGQQPLTEVLQEAARMFIAPPVLTGGLGLVTGTPQHAQVQECVDQLFQQCVRPMGSLIQIAGHNLARQRDKFGHILQDLAALQEEADKVDAYLHTISLQTDSGRSHLACLGTWVLLHTLRTMIQYLFSGFELSLYSIYEYHYIFWYLYEFLYGWLISAYNRADSFLTEHQSMTEYLKTKGKAPGATNKKGGQSGNGKNKKKKERSATARPYAKEIAYCQAVQSMCGGYYKAMVAMDLEGKIRRPRTEFDDERVRYEHRFAALGQVSTPPLVPYVQFKEMTKLEFNATDENDKASHASNLYATACRHFHHAATILTALTGQSNDENVLSLIRVCKTNCVVMRLLAGGHRREGASAPQFDFTVHPHLPIVKVT, encoded by the exons ATGGCCCGTCCTCCCGAAGTTGTATATTCTTGGAGGGATATTACTAGTGATTTTAAAGCTTCAGTTAAGG ATTTGGAATTAGGAGAGTTAGCCCATGATGATCtatttggtttgtttgaagcTATGTCGGCAATTGAGATGATGGACCCCAAAATGGATGCTGGAATGCACCACACAAatggaaatagaaaaattctcaaCTTCGATCAAGCTGTAAGAGCTGAAAAGCTAGAATTGAAAAAAGTCAATCATGATCAATTCATAG gTATTGTTGATAATAGTATAGCCTGCCTAGTCACATGGCTGGAAGGCCATTCATTGGCCCAAACAGTGTTTATTAATCTCTATGCACAACAGCCTCAAAGAATTGAAGACCGCAATTTAAAAGCCTTTATCACAATTTTTCTTAAAGTAATAGATCTCATCAAAGACTACATTAACCA agcATCAGTGTTCGAAGAGGAAGATTTTCAACCCTTGGTATATGGATTCAGATTAGCATCTGAAATccctgaagcaaaagctttagccttaataaaagaaagtgaagaagatctgatgaaagaaatgaaaaattctgTTTCTTCAGCATCTGCTGAGGAATCCCATAAACTGAAA GAAATAAGTGCTGTTCATACAAGATTACGTTTTTTTCGGCATTTTTACCAGTTATTGTTAAAATTTAACCGTCGAGAATCATCTAATGTATCTGTTAATGCCCACTCGTTGATCGAAGACATTCTCAAGTCTACCCATGTGTGTCGTGAAGCCTTAAACTCATGCTTACAGACGATCTCCCTTGGTTCAGGATATg GTGCCGAGGAAATTGAAATTATGGGATTTGAGCCTCAAGTTAATCAGAGACTTTTACCACCAACGTTTCCGCGATATACCCAACTTCGTTCTCGAGCTGATGCCATTAGCAATTTGATCCAGTTAATGGATCGATTGAAAGCAATgtgtaaaataaaagatcaCACAAATTTCCATGCTGCTTTG gatTTTTTCTACAACATCGGCCGACAACGTCCACCGCCTTGTGTTTTGTCACGCTCTTTGCTGCAGCTTCTTTATATTCCGTTATGTAATCGAGTATTTGGTCAGCAACCTCTAACAGAAGTCCTTCAAGAAGCGGCCCGGATGTTCATCGCGCCACCCGTATTGACGGGAGGTCTTGGTCTTGTCACTGGCACCCCACAGCACGCCCAAGTTCAAGAGTGTGTTGACCAACTGTTCCAACAGTGTGTACGACCGATGGGCTCCTTGATACAAATTGCTGGCCATAATTTAGCACGCCAGAGGGATAAATTCGGGCACATTTTGCAAGATCTAGCAGCGCTTCAGGAAGAG GCCGATAAAGTGGATGCATATTTGCATACAATCTCTCTACAGACGGATAGTGGTCGTTCACATTTGGCTTGCCTCGGCACTTGGGTCCTTTTGCATACGCTTCGGACAATGATTCAATATTTGTTCTCAGGGTTCGAGCTCTCTCTGTACAGCATCTACGAGTACCATTACATTTTTTG GTATCTTTACGAGTTTCTCTACGGATGGTTGATATCGGCTTACAACCGAGCCGATTCTTTTTTAACGGAGCATCAGTCGATGACCGAATATTTGAAAACCAAAGGCAAGGCGCCTGGTGCTACTAACAAAAAAGGAGGTCAAAGTGGCAATggcaaaaacaagaagaagaaggaacgTAGCGCTACCGCTCGACCCTACGCCAAAGAAATTGCCTATTGCCAAGCTGTTCAGTCGATGTGTGGGGGCTATTATAAG GCGATGGTAGCCATGGATTTGGAAGGGAAGATTCGTCGCCCGCGGACCGAGTTTGATGATGAACGCGTCCGTTACGAGCACCGTTTTGCTGCACTGGGCCAAGTGTCAACGCCGCCACTCGTTCCGTATGTTCAGTTCAAGGAAATGACTAAA CTGGAGTTCAACGCCACGGACGAGAATGATAAAGCATCACATGCGTCCAATCTCTACGCAACAGCTTGCAGACATTTCCACCATGCAGCAACGATTTTGACAGCTTTGACTGGCCAGTCAAATGATGAAAAC GTGTTATCGTTGATCCGCGTCTGTAAAACGAACTGTGTCGTCATGCGATTGTTAGCTGGTGGGCATCGCCGCGAAGGAGCATCCGCGCCGCAATTTGACTTTACCGTTCATCCGCACTTACCCATTGTCAAAGTTACCTAG
- the LOC116928804 gene encoding phosphotriesterase-related protein, with amino-acid sequence MEITAKNTPNPDHPSLSGKIQSVTGILPPSVLGKTMTHEHLSMNFDVAFVKPVEADLKKSIMPFSMETLGWIRYNPYSHKPNLQLNDIECEKAIIDEMKHYQSIGGNSIVECTTHGISRKAQFLFDLSILTGVNIIAGTGYYVAAAQNYKLFEEPVEQLAEVMRTEQLEGCIEAREIRCGLIGEIGCSYPLHSFEKRVLEAAAVVQTELKCPVSIHPGRDPESPGQILRCFLEAGGRADQVSLCHLDRTLIRDDHLIDFAGMGSYLEFDLFGIECSHYQLNRQFDMPSDAQRISRLYELIAEGYEDKILISQDIHTKHRLAKFGGHGYSHILENIVPKMRERGIEDGALDKILIKNPSRWLTYL; translated from the exons ATGGAAATTACCGCCAAAAACACACCCAATCCTGACCATCCATCCCTTTCTGGGAAAATTCAATCAG TCACAGGAATTCTACCTCCTTCAGTTCTTGGGAAAACCATGACCCATGAGCATTTGTCAATGAATTTTGATGTGGCTTTTGTGAAGCCTGTTGAAGCAGATcttaaaaaatctataatgCCCTTCTCTATGGAAACTTTAGGGTGGATTCGATATAATCCATATAGCCATAAACCAAATCTCCAGCTAAATGATATTGAGTGTGAAAAAGCCATTATAGATGAAATGAAGCATTACCAGTCAATTGGCGGGAATTCTATTGTAGAATGCACAACCCATGGGATTTCTCGAAAGGCCCAGTTTCTGTTTGATTTGAGTATACTTACTGGTGTTAACATCATAGCTGGAACGGGATATTATGTAGCAGCAGCACAAAATTACAAGCTTTTTGAAGAGCCTGTTGAACAATTAGCTGAAGTGATGCGAACAGAACAGCTAGAAGGATGCATAGAAGCCCGGGAAATTCGATGCGGATTAATCGGAGAAATAGGCTGCTCGTACCCCCTTCATA GTTTTGAAAAACGTGTTTTAGAAGCAGCTGCTGTAGTACAAACCGAGCTCAAGTGCCCAGTGTCAATCCATCCTGGGAGAGATCCAGAATCACCTGGTCAGAttcttcgttgttttcttgaagcgGGAGGGAGAGCGGATCAAGTGTCTTTGTGCCATTTAGATA GAACCCTTATACGAGACGACCACCTGATTGATTTTGCTGGCATGGGGTCATACTTGGAGTTTGATCTATTTGGTATCGAATGCTCACATTATCAACTGAACCGCCAATTTGACATGCCAAGTGATGCGCAGCGAATAAGTCGCCTTTATGAGTTAATTGCTGAGGGCTACGAGGATAAAATTTTGATATCTCAAGATATCCACACAAAACATCGATTg GCTAAATTTGGAGGCCATGGTTATAGCCATATCTTGGAAAACATTGTGCCTAAAATGCGAGAAAGAGGCATAGAAGACGGTGCATTAGACAAGATTTTAATTAAGAATCCCTCCCGGTGGCTAACTTACCTATGA